A window of Jannaschia sp. M317 contains these coding sequences:
- a CDS encoding ester cyclase, with the protein MTDHATQTAESLAAVKRMEEGLARNEMDMTKYFHEDFVWRGNQGCGLKKGVEEFQRNWQFPIRAAFTERDYKTEHFMADGEWAACFGHIEATHSGEFMGIPATGKRVKIPYMDFWRVEDGRIADNPVSVDFASVMMQLGRDVFEGHGWETYDRGDAQPAKPE; encoded by the coding sequence ATGACCGATCACGCGACCCAAACTGCCGAAAGCCTCGCCGCCGTCAAACGGATGGAAGAGGGGCTGGCCCGCAACGAAATGGACATGACGAAGTATTTCCACGAAGACTTCGTCTGGCGTGGAAATCAGGGCTGCGGCCTCAAGAAAGGTGTCGAGGAGTTTCAGCGCAACTGGCAATTCCCGATCCGCGCCGCCTTTACCGAGCGGGACTACAAGACCGAACACTTCATGGCGGACGGCGAATGGGCCGCCTGTTTTGGCCATATCGAAGCCACCCATAGCGGCGAATTCATGGGCATTCCGGCGACCGGAAAGCGCGTGAAAATTCCATACATGGATTTCTGGCGCGTCGAGGACGGGCGCATCGCCGACAACCCGGTGTCTGTCGATTTCGCAAGTGTCATGATGCAACTGGGCCGCGACGTGTTCGAGGGCCATGGTTGGGAAACCTATGACCGCGGCGACGCGCAACCTGCAAAACCCGAGTGA
- a CDS encoding ABC transporter ATP-binding protein: protein MAEVQLRNISKVWGNFVGVDNFDLTIPDREFLVLLGPSGCGKTTTMRMIAGLEEASGGDILIDGQRVNDLDPKDRDVAMVFQSYALYPNLDVYENIRFPLKVRKIPQAEHDARVRRASAMVELDDFLHRRPAELSGGQRQRVALARAIVRQPNVFLMDEPLSNLDAKLRVSTRAQIKNLSHELQVTTIYVTHDQIEAMTLADRVVVMNKGVVQQVGTPTDIYDTPSNTFVASFIGSPAMNLLDGTLKDGVFEGKNVRVTGLPAHKDGKVVLGYRAEDAALAPADGQIAAPIYSLELLGDATMITVKAGGGLASVKAPKDFRAEIGSPAAFSIPPAICHLFDAASGERLDGRGWTPDAQV from the coding sequence ATGGCTGAAGTCCAGCTGAGAAACATCTCGAAGGTCTGGGGAAATTTTGTGGGCGTCGACAATTTCGACCTTACCATTCCTGACCGTGAATTCCTTGTTTTGCTTGGGCCGTCGGGCTGCGGCAAGACGACCACGATGCGGATGATCGCCGGTCTGGAGGAAGCGTCCGGTGGGGACATCCTGATCGACGGACAGCGGGTCAACGACCTGGATCCCAAGGATCGCGACGTGGCCATGGTGTTCCAGAGCTACGCGCTTTACCCCAACCTCGATGTCTACGAAAACATCCGCTTCCCGCTGAAGGTTCGCAAGATCCCGCAGGCGGAACACGACGCGCGGGTGCGCCGCGCCTCGGCTATGGTGGAGCTTGACGATTTTCTGCACCGCCGCCCCGCCGAGTTGTCCGGCGGTCAACGGCAGCGCGTGGCCCTGGCCCGTGCGATTGTCCGTCAACCCAACGTCTTTCTGATGGACGAGCCGCTGTCGAACCTGGACGCCAAGCTGCGCGTATCCACGCGGGCACAGATCAAGAACCTCAGCCATGAATTGCAGGTGACGACGATCTACGTGACCCACGACCAGATCGAGGCGATGACCCTGGCCGACCGTGTGGTCGTGATGAACAAGGGCGTGGTGCAGCAGGTCGGTACGCCGACGGACATCTATGACACCCCGTCGAACACCTTTGTGGCCAGCTTCATCGGCAGCCCCGCGATGAACCTGCTGGACGGCACGCTGAAAGACGGCGTGTTCGAGGGCAAGAACGTGCGCGTGACTGGCCTGCCGGCCCACAAGGACGGCAAGGTGGTGCTGGGCTACCGCGCAGAGGATGCTGCCTTGGCCCCGGCGGATGGCCAGATCGCCGCGCCGATCTATTCGCTGGAGCTGTTGGGCGACGCGACGATGATCACCGTCAAGGCGGGCGGCGGACTTGCCTCCGTCAAGGCGCCCAAGGATTTCCGCGCGGAGATCGGATCTCCGGCGGCGTTCAGCATTCCGCCCGCAATCTGCCACCTGTTCGATGCCGCCTCGGGCGAGCGTCTGGATGGTCGTGGCTGGACCCCCGATGCCCAAGTCTGA
- a CDS encoding ABC transporter substrate-binding protein, which translates to MNHKTTIAVAGALALAGGAAQACEIGADVSILGNDFGPIHAIVDRASACTGAEVEANLTTEHRDIQVAALTASPAQYSVAIVANSSIVPLLNDDLIRPLDDLVAKHGQSIGKGQLITVGGKVMAVAFMANAQHLFYRADILEAAGVEVPTTYEDVVAAAKAIEDAGIMEDPFALNTATGWNLGEEFVNMYLGHGGTFFEPGSAAVSINNEQGVATLEMLKALTEYSKPDFLTFDSNATTALWESGSLALATMWGSRGAPILDDEGSTEAIVASTVLAAAPSVGGNDTPATTLWWDGWTIAKNLSDEAAEAAFIAMTHGIDPAILEENNDLAVWLLDGYRPAPAAAGVSASAQAGAKPYPMVPYMGLLHTAAGNELSQFLQGQESAEQALADIEAAYTTAAKEQGFLN; encoded by the coding sequence ATGAACCACAAGACAACAATCGCGGTCGCAGGCGCGCTGGCCCTGGCCGGCGGCGCGGCACAGGCCTGCGAAATCGGCGCTGACGTTTCTATTCTCGGGAACGATTTCGGGCCCATCCACGCAATCGTCGACCGCGCCAGCGCCTGCACAGGCGCCGAAGTCGAGGCCAACCTCACGACCGAGCACCGCGACATCCAGGTCGCCGCGCTGACGGCCAGCCCGGCGCAATATTCCGTGGCCATCGTCGCAAACAGCTCCATCGTGCCACTGCTCAACGACGATCTGATCCGCCCGCTAGATGATTTGGTCGCCAAGCACGGTCAGTCCATCGGCAAGGGCCAGCTGATCACCGTCGGCGGCAAGGTCATGGCCGTGGCGTTCATGGCAAACGCCCAGCACCTGTTCTACCGCGCCGACATCCTGGAAGCGGCTGGCGTCGAGGTTCCAACGACCTACGAAGACGTCGTCGCGGCGGCCAAGGCCATCGAAGACGCGGGCATCATGGAAGATCCCTTTGCCTTGAACACCGCCACCGGTTGGAACCTGGGCGAAGAGTTCGTGAACATGTACCTGGGACACGGCGGCACCTTCTTCGAGCCCGGCTCGGCCGCGGTCTCGATCAACAACGAACAGGGCGTCGCGACGCTGGAGATGCTCAAGGCGCTGACCGAGTATTCCAAGCCCGACTTCCTGACCTTCGATTCCAACGCGACGACCGCGCTTTGGGAATCGGGCAGCCTGGCGCTGGCGACGATGTGGGGGTCGCGCGGCGCGCCGATCCTCGACGACGAAGGCTCCACCGAGGCGATCGTGGCGAGCACCGTTCTGGCCGCCGCCCCCAGCGTTGGCGGCAACGATACACCGGCCACCACCCTGTGGTGGGACGGCTGGACCATCGCCAAGAACCTGTCGGACGAAGCCGCAGAAGCAGCCTTCATCGCGATGACCCATGGTATCGATCCGGCCATCCTGGAAGAAAACAACGACCTCGCTGTCTGGCTACTGGATGGCTATCGGCCCGCCCCCGCAGCCGCCGGCGTCTCTGCCAGCGCCCAGGCCGGTGCCAAGCCCTATCCGATGGTTCCCTACATGGGCCTGCTGCACACCGCTGCCGGCAACGAGCTGTCGCAGTTCCTGCAAGGCCAGGAATCGGCTGAACAGGCGCTTGCCGATATTGAAGCTGCCTATACGACGGCAGCCAAGGAACAGGGCTTCCTGAACTGA
- a CDS encoding carbohydrate ABC transporter permease, producing the protein MPHRTFIWFILPSLLAMLLFIAAPLVSVVIQSLHIEHEQVVITVENCGPFGCTEETMVDNEATAALRAEAPLGRFNGLSTYFDRGHLATQEFAAAWAEADGIADFTNRLMNLPFYRALGFTLAYTFIVTPLTIILGLAIALGVNGLPRLLRGPTIFFSLLPMIVTPLIGSLILFWMIDAEGVIGATLQNLTGDPNLSLKGSPALTWVTLMVYGTWSSAPFAFIVYYAGLQTVPGETLEAAMIDGASRWERIRYVVIPHLAPLTVFIMLIQFMDNFRVLEPIIGFSAEANASSLSYNIFSDLRGDTARFNSAAATSVLTVLGVAVLLTPVLIRTWRDFNRKRV; encoded by the coding sequence ATGCCTCACAGAACATTCATTTGGTTCATTCTTCCGTCCCTGTTGGCCATGCTGCTGTTCATCGCGGCACCGCTGGTCTCTGTGGTGATCCAGTCCCTTCATATCGAACACGAACAGGTCGTGATCACCGTCGAGAACTGCGGCCCCTTTGGCTGCACCGAAGAGACGATGGTGGACAACGAAGCGACCGCCGCGCTGCGCGCCGAGGCCCCGCTGGGCCGGTTCAACGGGCTGAGTACGTATTTCGACCGGGGCCACCTTGCCACGCAGGAATTCGCAGCCGCCTGGGCCGAGGCAGACGGCATCGCCGATTTCACCAACCGCTTGATGAACCTGCCGTTCTATCGCGCCCTGGGTTTCACGCTGGCCTATACCTTCATCGTCACGCCGCTGACGATCATCCTGGGTCTGGCCATCGCGTTGGGCGTCAACGGCCTGCCGCGACTGTTGCGGGGACCGACGATCTTTTTCTCGTTGTTGCCGATGATCGTGACGCCGCTGATCGGGTCGCTGATCCTGTTCTGGATGATCGACGCCGAAGGCGTGATCGGCGCGACGCTGCAAAACCTCACGGGGGATCCGAACCTGTCGCTAAAAGGCTCGCCCGCACTGACATGGGTGACCTTGATGGTCTACGGCACCTGGAGCTCTGCGCCCTTTGCCTTCATCGTCTATTACGCGGGCCTGCAGACAGTCCCAGGCGAAACCCTGGAGGCCGCGATGATCGACGGGGCCAGCCGTTGGGAACGCATCCGCTACGTGGTCATCCCGCACCTGGCCCCGCTGACCGTCTTCATCATGCTGATCCAGTTCATGGACAACTTCCGCGTGCTGGAGCCGATCATCGGCTTCTCCGCCGAAGCGAATGCAAGTTCGCTCAGCTACAATATCTTCAGCGACCTGCGTGGCGACACGGCACGCTTCAACTCTGCCGCCGCAACCTCGGTGCTGACGGTGCTCGGCGTGGCGGTCCTGCTAACCCCGGTGCTGATCCGCACCTGGCGTGACTTCAACCGGAAAAGGGTCTGA